In Myxococcus stipitatus, the following are encoded in one genomic region:
- a CDS encoding DUF4255 domain-containing protein produces the protein MLDIALKFLAQELNAYLLTRTGSDFGKAEISRLMDDTGKYALKDDQLGVSLIHLEEERILKSQVPETRLTGGKQVLLEPPLKLNLHILYAARFSHYDQALRYLAYVLTFFQSHPSFTPEAYPGLDGRIEKLSAELQSLTYEQVNQVWAFIGGKQLPSAIYKVRMVLLQDTARTSIQQPLTQLDTNLHFR, from the coding sequence ATGTTGGACATTGCGCTCAAGTTCCTGGCTCAGGAACTCAATGCCTATCTGCTCACCCGGACCGGCTCGGACTTCGGCAAGGCAGAGATATCCCGGCTGATGGACGACACGGGCAAGTACGCGCTCAAGGACGACCAGCTCGGCGTCTCCCTCATCCATCTGGAAGAGGAGCGCATCCTCAAGTCCCAGGTCCCCGAGACACGGCTCACGGGCGGCAAACAGGTGCTCCTGGAGCCTCCCCTCAAGCTCAACCTGCACATCCTCTATGCCGCCCGGTTCTCCCATTACGACCAGGCGCTGCGCTACCTCGCCTACGTCCTCACCTTCTTCCAGTCGCATCCCTCCTTCACGCCCGAGGCGTACCCCGGACTGGACGGACGCATCGAGAAGCTGAGCGCCGAGCTCCAATCGCTCACCTACGAGCAGGTCAACCAGGTCTGGGCCTTCATCGGAGGCAAGCAGCTCCCCTCCGCCATCTACAAGGTCCGCATGGTGCTCCTCCAGGACACCGCGCGGACGTCCATCCAACAGCCGCTCACGCAGCTGGATACCAACCTGCACTTCCGATGA
- a CDS encoding phage tail sheath family protein has product MPTYRTPDVYVEEIQTFPPSVAEVGTSIPAFIGWTEKATKASTNDLLLKPTKVYSIKEYEALFGFPAAPDIPVTVAETGGVITAATVSPPTTWYLLYYAVKMFFDNGGAQCYVISVGTYSTTPATSTFTLTGDATTSAVTGYGLQDGLDALSLEDEPTLVVIPEAVNLSTADYTTLVQAVLAQCNRLRDRFAIFDIHGGGASLDSAGLTANRGYFGNNFLKYGAAYYPFVKTAFNHYVNEGETNVKVTLNVANAAGLDTFKTTNTAVYNQVKQALKDHYITMPPSAAVAGIYAATDSARGVWKAPANMSLADVIEPVVKLDNLKQDDFNVDATTGKSINAVRAFAGKGTLVWGARTLAGNDNEWRYVNVRRFFSVVEESIKKSTYWAVFEPNDANTWVKVRGMIENYLTDKWREGALAGATPKDAFFVKCGLGSTMNPQDILEGRLNVEIGMAVVRPAEFIVLKFSHKLQTS; this is encoded by the coding sequence ATGCCCACCTACCGCACTCCCGATGTCTATGTGGAAGAGATACAGACGTTCCCTCCGTCCGTCGCGGAGGTGGGCACGTCGATTCCAGCCTTCATCGGCTGGACGGAGAAGGCCACCAAGGCGTCCACCAATGACCTCCTCCTGAAGCCCACCAAGGTCTACTCCATCAAGGAGTATGAGGCCCTCTTCGGCTTCCCGGCCGCGCCGGACATCCCGGTCACCGTCGCGGAGACGGGAGGGGTCATCACCGCGGCCACCGTCTCGCCGCCCACCACCTGGTACCTCCTCTACTACGCCGTGAAGATGTTCTTCGATAACGGCGGAGCGCAGTGCTACGTCATCTCCGTCGGGACGTACTCGACGACGCCGGCCACCTCGACCTTCACGCTCACGGGGGATGCCACCACCAGCGCCGTCACGGGCTATGGCCTGCAGGATGGCCTGGACGCGCTGTCCTTGGAGGACGAGCCCACGCTCGTGGTCATCCCCGAGGCGGTGAACCTGTCCACCGCCGACTACACCACGCTGGTGCAGGCGGTGCTCGCCCAGTGCAACCGGTTGAGGGACCGCTTCGCCATCTTCGACATCCATGGCGGCGGGGCCAGCCTGGACTCGGCCGGGCTCACCGCCAACCGCGGCTACTTCGGCAACAACTTCTTGAAGTACGGCGCGGCCTATTACCCCTTCGTCAAGACGGCCTTCAACCACTACGTCAACGAAGGGGAGACCAACGTCAAGGTGACGCTCAACGTCGCCAACGCGGCGGGCCTGGACACCTTCAAGACCACGAACACCGCCGTCTACAACCAGGTGAAGCAGGCCCTGAAGGACCACTACATCACCATGCCGCCCAGCGCCGCCGTGGCGGGCATCTACGCCGCCACCGACTCCGCGCGGGGCGTGTGGAAGGCCCCGGCCAACATGAGCCTGGCGGATGTCATCGAGCCGGTGGTGAAGCTCGACAACCTCAAGCAGGACGACTTCAACGTCGACGCCACCACCGGCAAGTCCATCAACGCCGTGCGTGCCTTCGCTGGCAAGGGCACCCTCGTCTGGGGCGCTCGCACGCTGGCCGGCAATGACAACGAGTGGCGCTATGTGAATGTCCGCCGCTTCTTCAGCGTGGTGGAGGAGTCCATCAAGAAGTCCACCTATTGGGCCGTCTTCGAGCCCAATGACGCGAACACCTGGGTGAAGGTGCGCGGGATGATTGAGAACTACCTCACCGACAAGTGGCGTGAGGGAGCGCTCGCTGGCGCCACGCCCAAGGATGCCTTCTTCGTCAAGTGTGGCCTCGGCTCGACGATGAACCCGCAGGACATCCTCGAGGGACGGCTGAACGTCGAGATT